One segment of Halococcus salsus DNA contains the following:
- a CDS encoding RNA-binding protein → MASVPFHYIDLRAFCYATEDELRVERALRTFLPEGFEVERVENEGFHGDRILVLSARVENADAVRHVLDVLADIDLDDIAAELDERIDDNCSLFLRLDKQAAFKEQVKRGEGIELRAKVEAYPAKKEQAVENATDALEARS, encoded by the coding sequence ATGGCCAGCGTTCCCTTCCACTACATCGACCTTCGCGCCTTCTGCTACGCCACCGAGGACGAACTCCGGGTCGAGCGCGCGCTCCGGACCTTCCTGCCCGAGGGGTTCGAGGTCGAACGCGTCGAGAACGAGGGCTTCCACGGCGACCGGATCTTGGTGCTCTCGGCACGCGTCGAGAACGCCGACGCGGTGCGCCACGTGCTCGACGTCCTCGCCGACATCGACCTCGACGACATCGCGGCGGAGCTCGACGAACGGATCGACGACAACTGCTCGCTCTTCTTACGGCTCGACAAGCAGGCCGCGTTCAAGGAGCAGGTGAAACGCGGCGAGGGGATCGAACTCCGCGCGAAGGTCGAGGCCTACCCCGCGAAGAAGGAACAGGCCGTCGAGAACGCGACCGACGCGCTCGAAGCGCGTTCGTAG
- a CDS encoding class I SAM-dependent methyltransferase, with protein sequence MKKTIEEHASRFDDHAADYDESQDSEAYRAAASLVIDHAAPGSEDVVLDLGMGTGAIALALAPDAKRVLGRDISAGMMDEARRKADEAGVENVAFAEGRFREPNVDEPVDIVVSNFAMHHLANDEKREAIATIGDLGPRKFVLGDVMFFDGPDPDEPFYSPEVDDPATVGALADALTDAGFSLTAVERVHDQVGVLVAERAGGREGTTRRE encoded by the coding sequence ATGAAGAAGACCATCGAGGAACACGCTAGCCGGTTCGACGACCACGCCGCCGACTACGACGAGAGCCAGGACAGCGAGGCGTACCGCGCCGCCGCCTCGCTGGTGATCGACCACGCCGCGCCCGGGTCCGAGGACGTCGTGCTCGACCTCGGGATGGGGACCGGGGCGATCGCGCTCGCGCTCGCGCCCGACGCGAAGCGCGTCCTCGGTCGCGACATCTCGGCGGGGATGATGGACGAAGCTCGTCGAAAAGCCGACGAGGCGGGCGTCGAGAACGTCGCGTTCGCGGAGGGACGCTTTCGGGAGCCGAACGTCGACGAGCCGGTCGACATCGTGGTCTCGAACTTCGCGATGCACCACCTCGCGAACGACGAGAAACGCGAGGCCATCGCCACCATCGGCGACCTCGGGCCGCGGAAGTTCGTGCTGGGCGACGTGATGTTCTTCGACGGCCCGGACCCCGACGAGCCGTTCTACTCGCCGGAAGTCGACGACCCCGCGACGGTCGGGGCGCTGGCCGACGCGCTGACGGACGCGGGCTTCTCGCTCACGGCGGTCGAGCGCGTCCACGACCAGGTCGGCGTACTGGTGGCCGAGCGCGCCGGCGGACGGGAGGGGACGACCCGGCGGGAATGA
- a CDS encoding Rpp14/Pop5 family protein codes for MKHLPKHLRPRRRYLGVAIESWPDAGFGRRDLQRECWYAAQNLLGDPGAADADLQVIDFSFEEGRGWAMVRVRRSEVERARAALACVDSVDGAPVALEIMGASGTIRACEERYKGRALLKADKRNVAFADARRPAFVRGGRVDARLEDGFVGATSLDI; via the coding sequence ATGAAACACCTCCCGAAACACCTCCGGCCTCGCCGGCGATATCTCGGGGTCGCCATCGAGTCCTGGCCCGACGCCGGCTTCGGGCGGCGCGACCTCCAGCGCGAGTGCTGGTACGCCGCCCAGAACCTCCTCGGGGACCCGGGGGCTGCCGACGCCGACCTCCAGGTGATCGACTTCTCGTTCGAGGAGGGGCGGGGCTGGGCGATGGTGCGCGTCCGGCGGAGCGAGGTCGAGCGGGCACGGGCCGCGCTGGCGTGTGTCGATTCGGTCGACGGAGCGCCGGTAGCCCTCGAAATCATGGGAGCGAGCGGCACGATACGTGCCTGTGAAGAAAGGTATAAAGGTCGCGCGTTATTAAAAGCGGACAAGAGAAACGTCGCGTTCGCGGACGCACGGCGTCCCGCCTTCGTGCGGGGCGGACGAGTCGACGCCCGACTGGAAGACGGGTTCGTGGGGGCGACGTCACTCGATATCTGA
- a CDS encoding RNase P subunit p30 family protein — protein sequence MGPYEAVTAYPAGESTAARFALSAADLGYSGVVVRNAAEAILDGERPSRETIADEYGIDVVDGIEVRERDRSAASARITAVRDDRTLVLVRGSRDLNRFACEEPRVDVLSRPMADGDVNHVLARAAKRNGVRFEFDLGRVCRLHGGRRVQALADLRKLREIVFQYDAPYVVSATPDSHLELRAPRDLYALGEVIGFGREAIEAGLAEWGRLVGRNREVMSESFIEPGVRRGRYEEDHRGTR from the coding sequence GTGGGTCCCTACGAGGCGGTCACCGCGTACCCGGCGGGCGAGAGCACCGCCGCCCGGTTCGCGCTGAGCGCCGCTGACCTGGGGTATTCGGGGGTCGTCGTTCGTAACGCGGCCGAAGCGATCCTCGACGGGGAGAGGCCGAGCCGCGAGACGATCGCCGACGAGTACGGCATCGACGTGGTTGATGGGATCGAGGTCCGGGAACGGGACCGGTCGGCGGCGAGCGCGCGGATCACGGCGGTCCGCGACGACCGGACCCTCGTGCTGGTTCGCGGGTCGCGCGACCTGAACCGGTTCGCGTGTGAAGAGCCCCGAGTCGACGTGCTCTCGCGGCCGATGGCCGACGGCGACGTGAACCACGTCCTCGCGCGGGCGGCGAAACGGAATGGCGTCCGGTTCGAGTTCGACCTCGGGCGGGTCTGCCGGCTCCACGGCGGCCGTCGTGTCCAGGCGCTCGCGGACCTCCGGAAGCTTCGGGAGATCGTCTTCCAGTACGACGCGCCCTACGTGGTGAGCGCCACGCCCGACAGCCACCTCGAACTCCGTGCGCCACGCGACCTCTACGCGCTCGGCGAGGTCATCGGGTTCGGTAGGGAGGCGATCGAGGCCGGGCTCGCGGAGTGGGGTCGGCTCGTGGGCCGCAACCGCGAGGTCATGAGCGAGTCCTTCATTGAGCCGGGGGTCAGACGGGGCAGGTATGAAGAAGACCATCGAGGAACACGCTAG